cacGCTGAGGCCCACGCTGAGGCTGAGGCCCACGCTGAGGCTGAGGCCCACGCTGAGGCTGAGGCCCACGCTGAGGCTGAGGCCCACGCTGAGGCCTGGGCCGAGGCCCACGCTGAGGCTGAGGCCTGGGCCGAGGCCCGTCCAGCCTGGCTGGTGTCGGGGGATCTGCTACGTTACCGTTCTCCTGGGCGAAGCGGGACGCCTCCAGGAAGGTGACCTCGCGCTCGGCCTCCAGGTCCTTCTTGTTCCCGCAGAGGATGATGACGATGTTGGGACTGGCCAGCGTCCGTGCGTCCGTCAGCCAGTTCGTTAGCGCGTTGTAGGTTTCCCGACTtggcgacagacagacagacagaccagagattaggatggctggatggatagATTCAGGCTAGATAGTAGGTTCATAGCAGGGCACACGACATTTGAACTAGAGCCAATGTGTTACCTGGTGATGTCATAAACCAGGAGAGCCCCTGCTGCTCCTCTGTAGTAGCTGCGCGTCACAGACCTGGGAGCCCAAGAGCAGACCATGACTCAGAACACTCTGCCAGCGCGTAACAACCAAGGTTGCGAGAGCCTCTATCTCTACATCATCAGACACTACCTGAATCGCTCCTGCCCAGCTGTGTCCCAAATCTGCAGTTTGACCGTCTTGCCAGCCACCATCACCACGCGTGAGCCAAACTCCACCCCGATGGTGTGGCTGGAGTCCTGCTTGACTACATGGACAACAATGCAAACAACAGGTCAGTGTGGACCGCCTTGAGGAGATAAGCCTCGTGCAGGCTTTCATGGGTGATGCAAGGTTGCttgtttactgtaaatgttctgGGTGTGTTTGCCTTGACGGGAGGGTTAGAGAGCGTGTGATTCTGAATTCTACAGCTAGTGCTGGGATCTTACACTTGTTCTCTATGAACTGGTGGAGTATACAGGATTTTCCTGATCCAGCACTTCCAATCACCAAGAACTTGAAAAGGAAATCTGAAGAGGAGGGAATGATTAAATAAACATGAAAGGCACAGACATTAGCATGTGGCTAGGGATCAGGCTAGATGGGCTCTTTTTAAGAGTCGTTTCTTATTTCCAGAGTCAAGGCCTCGTCCTTTACATGAACTGTTACTCAACTGAGCCCTGCTAACACTCTTAGATGGCAAGCTAGCAAGGTAGATTTAGCTTCGTATTCGTAAGctttaactagctagctagctgggtaCCAATTGAAGAGAGGATAGGCAATATTGGCAGCTGATGTCGAAATTCATTCACTTTTAAAGAACCCCAATGACACAATGACGACGCGACAAATAACAAACACGAAAACATTGCAAGTTAACTTTGCTCGGCTAGACGGTTAATCTCCAGACGTTGGCGTAAAAATAATTGACTGCCAAGACATGtctattttgctagctagcttgggCTACCGCTAAATAAACAAGCTCGAGTCGGGCTGCAAATTAATACTTTCCTTACCATATGTCTCTGTCATTATCCTTGCCGGATTCAAGTTCACCGGTGGCTGAAACGTTATTTGTGAAGAGCAAAGACAATGTATCGTTAGCTCGATAGCAACTGTGTTCGATATTATTTGGCGTTTATTCTGGGGGACTCATACATCTCTGGCTGGCTAACTGAATAGCTACATTACATTGGACAGCACAGGAGTTAGCGCAGGCTTGATGGGACGTGATGACGATATTGCGACGTTGCATGAGTCTATTTTACCTACAACCTTTTAAAGAAGTGTTAAATGAGGTATCATCTTCCTGTGGATGAGCTAATGctaaattacatttaaattgcTCTGTGTTCACCTGTTCAGCAGCTCAGCAGCAGATATTCAGTAAAACGCTATGCAAGAAATGTTCAGATATTTATTCAATCAGAATGGTAtgcaaaaatggaagaaacgtGAACAAATGCAGTTTAACACGCTTTTACTTCAGTTACAGTAGCCACACGATCATATTTAGTCCAGCCATTCAGTATTTTGTGATGGCGATTGATTTGTGATATAAAAATCCCCCTAACCCATTTGACCAAGTGCCTTCCACTCCAAATATTGCATCTTCTTGTAGTGTAAGTATGTGCCGTGACCACAATCTGAGTTTTCATTCTGGCTCCCGTTAACAGACAAATATGGGAAAATGGTAACAAAAGCACTTCCAtcaaaataccccccccccccctcccccccattagGTCCCTATAGCCTTATCCAGAGCAGTCCAGGACAGTCCAGGTGGCCCGATAAGACATGTGAGTGACCCCCTCCTCTGCTGCAGCCCCTCTACTCATCACTTGGACTTCAGTTTTGGtttgggggcaggggcaggggcaggggctggcACAGGGGCAAGGGCAGGGTCAGAgtcaggagcagggacagggacagaaaCAGGTCTGATCTTTCTGTACATCCTCTTAAACCTGTGAAGACAGTAAACCAGAAATATAGGCCTGAAAATGACAGTTTATGTCATGAGATTAGTATCTTTCATCAATGGCATCTAGAATTGTTGGACTGTTTTGACCTGAATTTTGAAAAACTGAATATTTAATGTCCCTATAGGGTTTGCGCCTAAAAATAAACATGAGTAAAACTAGAACATCATCACAGTAAAATAGGGCTCACATGTTTTTGATTCTCCTCAGGAAACCCTTGACCGCTCTCACCAGCTTCTTTATCCGTCCCTGTTACCCAAAACAAGAGCTGGTTAGCAAACTTCCCAGTGGATTGCTGTCAAACAGTGCTTCTTAGATGTGTCCCAGTCATGACTTCCAGGGTCGACGATGACCATTCTGCTGCCTTACCTGCTGCTTTTTGTAAAGTAGCGGAAAAGAGAAGAGGCAGATGACACCTGAGAAAAGAGAATTAATGGATGAGTCGTCTGTGTGAGTCATTTGTGAGAAGAGGAAGTTCATATGCAGTTGTGGACCGGTAGAGTCTTACCAGCAATCACCAGGGTCAGTCCATTGGTCA
This window of the Osmerus mordax isolate fOsmMor3 chromosome 19, fOsmMor3.pri, whole genome shotgun sequence genome carries:
- the LOC136962984 gene encoding ras-related protein Rab-4B-like isoform X2, whose amino-acid sequence is MTETYDFLFKFLVIGSAGSGKSCILHQFIENKFKQDSSHTIGVEFGSRVVMVAGKTVKLQIWDTAGQERFRSVTRSYYRGAAGALLVYDITSRETYNALTNWLTDARTLASPNIVIILCGNKKDLEAEREVTFLEASRFAQENELMFLETSALTGENVEEAFLKCARTILNKIESGELDPERMGSGIQYGDTTVRHLRQSPQGASAQAREQCNC
- the LOC136962984 gene encoding ras-related protein Rab-4B-like isoform X1 — translated: MTETYDFLFKFLVIGSAGSGKSCILHQFIENKFKQDSSHTIGVEFGSRVVMVAGKTVKLQIWDTAGQERFRSVTRSYYRGAAGALLVYDITSRETYNALTNWLTDARTLASPNIVIILCGNKKDLEAEREVTFLEASRFAQENGNVADPPTPARLDGPRPRPQPQRGPRPRPQRGPQPQRGPQPQRGPQPQRGPQPQRGPQRGSEEESGRVTAHACACCLHRADVPGDERAHRRERGGGLPQMRPHHPQQDRVR